The sequence GTTTCTTACGTATTTAACAACAAAAGCTATTGAGCATGTCGTGTTTGTTTCTTTGTTAGGAGTAGAAAAAAATCCGTTTACACCGCATCATAAAATTGAAAAAGAAATTGAACGGTTACAGCTTCCTTATACCTTTTTAAGACCAAGTTTTTTTATGCAGAATCTTAATACCACACATCGAGAGGATATTCAAAAAAACGGGGATTTATTTATTCCTGCAGGCAAAGCCAAAACTAGTTTTATTGATACGCGTGATATAGGAGAAGTAGCGGCCAATTGCTTGCTAAATACATTCAAGCATCTACAACAGAAATACGATCTCACTGGAAAAGAAGCCTTAACTTATTATCAAATTGCAGAAATTATGACTACTGTTCTTGGTAAAAAGATTACTTATAGTAAACCATCTCTATGGCATTTTCGTTCTGTAATGGTTCGTCGTGGTAAACCTAAAGAATATGTGAATGTAATGGTAATGTTATATTTTATTACAAAATTGGGGAATGCGAACAAAGTGACTCCTGTCACTCAACAACTATTAAAAAGGGAACCGACTTCTTTTAAACAGTATGTTAAAGACTATAGATTAGCTTTTTTATAATTTAAGGGTAAAGATATGGGACTGCTGTTTGGGAATTTCCACGACAAACCACCTCCCCATAACATAATCGAAATGAGTTATGGGGAGGTGGCTTTTTTTATTTTTCCATAAACAATTCAATAAATTTAGCCCTTTTAGTATAATGCAACTAAAAGGGGAATTAAGTTTCAACTAAGATGAGAGAAGATGTCAATCAAGGCGCTTTATGTAGGGGAATGTCATAGCTTTATCGACAAAACATTAGCGCAACTAGAAAAATACATACACAAATTAAAAACATCCAGAAAAGCATAGAAGGCATTACCGCCTTAGAGGAAGCTTTTAAAGGGAAGACAGCCAATTCTATTCGAACATTTTACAAAAAGGGACACCAGCCGTTTCTGTTGTTCCTAGAGGGATTCATCGCAAATTACTTGGATACGTTACGAGAGATAAAAAAGTCTATTAATGAACTGAAACCGGACAGCAATGGAGTTATTCGAGAGGACTTTCTTGCCGATGGTGTTCAAGGAGGACTTAAACGGGCGGAACATATGGCAATGATGTTAACCGATGAAGTAAATGTTGTTCTTCGATCGGTCAGGGATATTATTGATGTTAGGGATTTAGATGATGGAGAGTTCCTGGACAAAGTACAACACGCAAAGAAAATGACACACAAGACTATTGAAAAGCTTTATCTATTTGATCGGCACAATACAGCTAAGCTAGAGCCCGTGGAGCAAGATATCCATACCATGAAAAACTATGAAAGTCGAATTAGGGAGCTTGGAAATAGTGGTCAAATAAATAATGCAACGTACCAAGCAAGAAAGATAGTTGATCAAAAGATTCATCAGCAGCTGATGCAATGTCTCATGAAAAAGGCTGGAAAAAATGCCATAGACTTAGAAGTAATTATGGGAGAGCTCGGCAAACGTTTATTTTCGAAGTTTATCCCACTAGCAGCGATTCCGATTAACTATTTGCAGAAACATTTTGGACTGAAAACAATGGATTTCAGCTATCGGGCTATGCATGCCACCCTAGCAGCAACGGGGGATAGTTTAACTGCAAGTGAGTTTTCAACCATCGAGCATCTCGTTATTTCAAAAGAAAAGGTTTCGGATTACAAGGGCGTAACGGCAAGGAGTCTATTACACTTTAGCTGATGGAGAATTGTAAGGAAGTTTAAATCAGAAACAGGTATAAACTATGAACTAGTTCGTACGATTCCAGCTGATCGACACAAGCCAAAGGAGCCGGAAAAAAGCTGGTTAGAAAAGACTACTGATGGGATTGTTAAAGCAGGTTTACATGTAGGTTTAGCAGGATATAAGACTGGAAAAGCTGGCTTAAAAGTTTCCAAAAAGGCCTTAGACTTTGTTATTTTAGATGATGTGAATACTGTTCTTGATTCAGAAGCCTCTGTAGGTGAAAGAATATGGGCGGGAGCTTCTATTATTCCAGTGGGAAAAGTTTTCAAGCTAGCTAAAGCTGGCGAAGGTGCGTTTAAATTTGCGAATAAAGGTAAACATACAGCGAAAAGAGCAAGGGATATTGATGGAAAAAGGCCTAGTTGGAGACAATCTGAAAAAGATGTGGGTACAAACTATCCAGATTATGAAGAACAAAAAGCTTTTAAGAAAGGGAAAGAAGTTCCATACGGCACCTCAGGAAGTTCACGACCAGACTTTTATTCGACTAAAAAGAGCATTGAAGTAAAGAATTATAATGTAACCTCATCTAGTGGCAGAAGTAGATTAATAAATAATGTCGTTAAACAGGTAAATAAAAGAATCGATGATTTACCGAGGGGTACAACACAAACAGTTACTATTGATGTCAGAGGATAACATGTTTCAAATGATGTTCTTCGAAAAATTAGAGACTCGATTAGGGAAAAATCAGGTGAAAATATTAAGGTTCAATTTATGAGGTGATTTAAATGGCAGTTGGTTTTAGAATAGATTTCTTGTGGTATCAGATTGGACATGGCGACTTTTTGCATTCATTTTTTTCAACAATTAGCTTTCATTTAGAGCCAGAGGGTTGGGGAACTAAGTATCCATATCTTCTAAAGAAATTATATCAAGGTAAACTAAGTTGGAAGGATGCACCAAAAGCTTTGGAAGAACTTAATTCTATCCAAAAACAATTAAAGCATTACGGCCCTGATAAAGTAATATGGGATATTGAAGATTTATCTAAAAAGCCTCCATGGAAAGATAATATTAGTTCTGAAATAACTGATTTATCGAATTACTTTGTTACAAGCGATGGCAGAGATTTAATCGAGGTTCTGAAAAGAGCATTACAGGATTCAATAAACGAAAAGATTGATTTAGAAATTGCAAGCCTATAGACAAGATGGCGTATACGATGTTTTTAATAAAAAATTAACTATGATTGCCTACTCCGGGTAGGCTTTTTTCTATGGGGAACACAGTGCTAGTTTACAAAAAATATTATTATTAATAAGATATGAGTAATAACGGTAAAAAACAACGGAGGGAAATTATGGGGTTATTCTCGGATTTCAAAAAAGAGTTATCTGGAATAAAACAGCAGTTTAAAGAGGGTACTATTAAAGCTAAAGAAGATTTTAAAAAAACTAAGGTAGATTTTAAAAAAATGTAGAAGAGACTAAGGCAGATTCTAAAAAAGGTTTAGTAGAAACTAATACGGATTTTAAAGACAATACCAAAAAAAATAAAAAGTATTTAAATGAAGAGTCAGAAAAAATAAAAAGAGATCACAAAGAAGGTTCGAAAAAAATCATTGAAGACTTCCGAAAAGAAAAAAAGCAGGCTGACGAGAAGTTTGCTATAAGCAAGAAACAAATGAAAGAGGATTATAGAAAAAGTAATGCAGAAGCCAGAGAACAAACTGATAAAAAATATGAAGAAAAAAAGCAGCGGATTTATAAGGAATACGAAGAAAAAAAGAAACTGATAGAATTGGTAGCAAGAAGCCAAAAGGTGAAACTGCAAATACTTAACGGTGCGAACGACTTGGGTTATTCGGGTCGCCGTTATGAGATGCTTCAATTCAATGCAGGGGAAGTCCAATTTATAGTAAATGGCAAGCTCCAGGATGAGGTATTTACTTTCATAAAATTTGAAAGAACTGAAAACATCAAGAAGAGTGCTTTAGATGTAGCCGGCTGGACTTTTGCAGGAAGCATGTTGTGGGGAAAAACTGGAGCATTAGCAGCAGGGCTTGGGGATCAAGCAGGAAAGGACAAATCAACTGCGGCATTATTCCTGCTTAATAAAGAAACCCAAAAGAAAATAATGCTTATCATAAAATGCGATAGTAAAACA is a genomic window of Virgibacillus proomii containing:
- a CDS encoding NmrA family NAD(P)-binding protein, yielding MVIGASGNIGASVVGILARNDVKVHAAISQKKEINPWAGNDNVKPVIFNFLDQSTYAKAMEGVKKVFFVRPPQLSHPKEEIFPFLTYLTTKAIEHVVFVSLLGVEKNPFTPHHKIEKEIERLQLPYTFLRPSFFMQNLNTTHREDIQKNGDLFIPAGKAKTSFIDTRDIGEVAANCLLNTFKHLQQKYDLTGKEALTYYQIAEIMTTVLGKKITYSKPSLWHFRSVMVRRGKPKEYVNVMVMLYFITKLGNANKVTPVTQQLLKREPTSFKQYVKDYRLAFL
- a CDS encoding T7SS effector LXG polymorphic toxin, whose protein sequence is MSATRKIHTQIKNIQKSIEGITALEEAFKGKTANSIRTFYKKGHQPFLLFLEGFIANYLDTLREIKKSINELKPDSNGVIREDFLADGVQGGLKRAEHMAMMLTDEVNVVLRSVRDIIDVRDLDDGEFLDKVQHAKKMTHKTIEKLYLFDRHNTAKLEPVEQDIHTMKNYESRIRELGNSGQINNATYQARKIVDQKIHQQLMQCLMKKAGKNAIDLEVIMGELGKRLFSKFIPLAAIPINYLQKHFGLKTMDFSYRAMHATLAATGDSLTASEFSTIEHLVISKEKVSDYKGVTARSLLHFS
- a CDS encoding immunity 70 family protein; its protein translation is MAVGFRIDFLWYQIGHGDFLHSFFSTISFHLEPEGWGTKYPYLLKKLYQGKLSWKDAPKALEELNSIQKQLKHYGPDKVIWDIEDLSKKPPWKDNISSEITDLSNYFVTSDGRDLIEVLKRALQDSINEKIDLEIASL